A window from Canis lupus familiaris isolate Mischka breed German Shepherd chromosome 18, alternate assembly UU_Cfam_GSD_1.0, whole genome shotgun sequence encodes these proteins:
- the SERPING1 gene encoding plasma protease C1 inhibitor — MASRLTPLTLSLLLLLLTGVRASSDLNVTSPNSMAESWQGGSEGHISEGAITKNVSTQHTVDSSTLLNISSTIVTANTTLEPTTQPFIGSTVQPTQPTTEPFCPGPATSCSDAESHWAESELSEALIAFSLKLYHAFSAVKKVETNMAFSPFSIASLLTQVLLGAGENTKRNLENLLSYPEDFACVHQALKAFTSKGFTSVSQIFHSPDLPIRDTFVNASQSLYGSSPRVLGNDSNVNVELINTWVAEKTNHKITELLESLPSDTRLVLLNAVYLSAKWKTTFDPKRTSLEPFYLKSSVIKAFMMNSKKYPVAHFTDSTLKAKVGQLQLSHNLSLVIMVPQSTKHYLEDLEQALSPIVFKAIMKKLEMTKFQPTLLTLPRIKVKSNQDMLTVMEKLKFFDFLYDLNLCGLTEDIDLQVSAMQHQTMLELTESGVEAAAASAVSVARNLVIFEVQQPFLFLLWDQQHRFPVFMGRVYDPLV; from the exons ATGGCCTCCAGGCTGACCCCGCTGACCCtgtcgctgctgctgctgctgctgactgGG GTTAGAGCCTCCTCAGATCTGAATGTTACTAGCCCCAACTCCATGGCAGAGAGCTGGCAAGGGGGAAGCGAAGGACACATCTCGGAGGGAGCGATCACCAAGAATGTATCCACTCAACACACCGTGGACTCTTCTACCTTGTTGAATATCAGCTCAACCATCGTAACAGCCAATACCACTCTTGAACCCACTACTCAGCCTTTCATCGGGTCCACTGTTCAACCCACCCAGCCCACTACTGAGCCAttctgcccagggcctgccaCTTCCTGCTCTGACGCGGAGAGTCACTGGGCAGAGTCTGAGTTGAGTGAGGCCTTGATAGCCTTCTCTCTGAAGCTCTACCATGCCTTCTCAGCAGTGAAGAAGGTGGAGACCAACATGGCCTTTTCTCCATTCAGCATTGCCAGCCTCCTGACCCAGGTCCTGCTTG GGGCCGGGGAGAACACCAAGAGAAACCTGGAGAACCTCCTCTCCTACCCCGAGGACTTTGCCTGTGTCCACCAGGCCCTGAAGGCCTTCACATCCAAAGGCTTCACATCAGTCTCTCAGATCTTCCACAGCCCAG ACCTGCCCATAAGGGACACCTTTGTGAATGCCTCTCAGAGCCTGTATGGCAGCagccccagagtcctgggaaatGACAGCAATGTCAACGTGGAGCTGATCAACACCTGGGTGGCAGAGAAGACCAACCACAAGATCACAGAACTGCTGGAAAGTCTGCCCTCGGACACCCGCCTTGTCCTCCTCAATGCTGTCTACCTGAGTG CCAAGTGGAAGACAACATTTGATCCAAAAAGAACCTCTCTGGAGCCCTTTTACCTCAAATCCTCTGTGATAAAAGCGTTCATGATGAACAGCAAGAAATACCCTGTGGCCCATTTCACTGACTCAACTTTGAAGGCCAAG GTAGGGCAGCTGCAGCTCTCTCACAATCTGAGCTTGGTGATCATGGTGCCCCAGAGCACGAAACACTATCTCGAAGACCTGGAGCAGGCTCTCAGCCCCATTGTCTTCAAGGCCATCATGAAGAAACTGGAGATGACCAAGTTCCAGCCCACTCTCCTGACGCTGCCTCGCATCAAAGTGAAGAGCAACCAGGACATGCTGACAGTCATGGAGAAACTAA AATTCTTTGACTTTCTTTATGACCTCAACCTGTGTGGGCTGACCGAAGACATAGATCTTCAGGTTTCTGCGATGCAGCACCAGACCATGCTGGAGCTGACGGAGTCCGGGGTGGAGGCGGCCGCAGCGTCAGCGGTTTCTGTGGCCCGCAACTTGGTCATCTTTGAAGTGCAGCAGccctttctcttcctgctctGGGACCAGCAGCACAGGTTCCCTGTCTTCATGGGGCGGGTGTACGACCCCCTGGTCTGA